From a region of the Parus major isolate Abel chromosome 6, Parus_major1.1, whole genome shotgun sequence genome:
- the ZNF518A gene encoding zinc finger protein 518A isoform X1, whose protein sequence is MSSEQEHFFCDKKQISFFKHDAMKNFSTDITLKKELVSDPLSMTIQPAILDVNLTYGLKNVKIELPKVNIPNEVLMKHEVDRFKKLFQCKQQTARKSLSLEKISGSNLSCSEGSHLQIKPEGKLEEGLKTAAKILNFTCTKCKDNIRYSPNDLQKHFQLLHYGELPLYPCEMCSFSANDFQSLKQHRRVHRSTLVKCELCNDEQIYTLLDLTKHFISKHCVNGHFQCEKCGFLTYDVGTFVQHIHKHKEIPYKCGKCHQENFTEEELQNHLLVHTSMFSFGCPYCSYSTSRKDYLLKHIIALHRDHLIAKEKLEKDKYEKRMVKTPAGLKLVLRRYKMGSSKKPLWRRKKISNGSDSARGENTQVLRSVNKIQTNAEELNQCMRDVETNEEKDQIKYTENCHFMGGMLSSTAAQYNKADDGTSYSLGLLKNAVHGPTVLMVKNNKISVPANYTAKFMGFKMVDGKQHLVIKLLPTSKQNEYLLGHKADPVKGGSATPLLQTADPCGLSSGAIPHVTDQLTLKNNCVHPLTSPPFSCSDPHSGKAKVEKQNNSILYGRSVSETVAPSNVAVGKSPNYLPMKLDSTVPLHEEVKKVGTQTSVSWGSFCPSSHPQVLPPANTNTLHYDPVKMPIFPEPKMQNGGLNNSNGTNNLYYSTSVDSSNERLLSFHNYSKMDSVDNPCSIWTSTDDRYKEFSKRDSFQNSRNKPASSHSELMKGSKAEKVVSAQSNINKTYEHINTKNNSVSFKSQSKCGLDGECFTEDKQNGQQYLDANIEQGFQKVAEKFHENASDCVNSFLMPKITSVFSLQSEQAANYLPPEINQLLQDVLKVKTTSQQEFHSRTNNCVKLHSEKLLSGPETGDAACVRLKSSATASGFQRPPSNVHFPFCKRELNTRCSTNEGTYCGRERQTPKASLESQDMDKLSRTLGVGALLKTPTDEFTQQLVKDKVLSAAQNPSSFSPVLPVLQEQKKALFVQSLPSRVFVPFHLSNQSRQQVVSGKFLPSTSSSDGHATKGVPASFVSSKGPGMVLTFSGAVGTVANATNDSSQVLGGIASREFGKITISASEMKGENGNFRNVRSSCNGEVCSTVNDSLNSMPFKAPLVITNSSESSVKATSSVKVLPEHQDPVFGSLESVKQQEIKQEEHVYALSPDGQQGVFLKCMTPNKPVVNKSIFFQDNAHQNCQPKKTGAMQQQLLLKIKTPTSDTLSDNTQSVNNLVPSLQVNNLQFFTPALAQKQTNLSFNDALNLPGGLMPANASLASSNPASCVPPVEPVYSAKSAGTQLQKYSVESMQVITANKRNNSGCRKSTWSTQNRSAKVKPNLKQAGSKSSGTVGGQRNKNFKRKRKASCPEPPRKKAMLHRKCKEKNQANIFSEPGSPCKQRASKKTVRTLKLLPFNSNQLVICPRRNQPVVVLNHPDADVPEVVNLMKTIAKFKGHVLKVLLSKRTVEALLQPDFCNPSDVTTDEFSQKRYRTIKPISPVKERFVLKLTLKKTSKNNYQIVKTTSNNTLKAKFSCWFCGRIFDNQDNWVGHGQRHLMEATRDWNS, encoded by the coding sequence ATGTCATCTGAACAGGAACACTTTTTTTGTGACAAAAAGCAAATCAGTTTCTTTAAACACGATGCTATGAAGAATTTTTCTACAGACattactttgaaaaaagaaCTGGTGAGTGATCCTTTAAGTATGACAATTCAACCAGCAATTTTAGATGTCAATCTCACTTACGGactaaaaaatgtgaaaattgaaTTGCCCAAGGTGAACATTCCAAATGAAGTATTAATGAAGCATGAAGTTGATAGGTTTAAAAAGCTCTTTCAGTGTAAGCAGCAAACTGCAAGGAAGTCCTTAAGTCTAGAGAAAATAAGCGGAAGCAATCTCAGTTGTTCAGAGGGAAGCCACTTGCAAATTAAACCAGAAGGGAAACTTGAAGAAGGGttgaaaactgcagcaaaaatacTGAACTTCACTTGTACGAAATGCAAGGATAACATTAGATACAGCCCAAATGaccttcagaaacattttcagctgtTACACTATGGAGAGTTGCCTTTGTATCCTTGTGAGATGTGCAGCTTCTCAGCTAATGACTTTCAGTCATTGAAACAGCACAGACGCGTCCATCGTAGCACTTTAGTTAAATGTGAGCTCTGTAATGACGAACAGATATACACTTTGTTGGATTTGACAAAACACTTCATATCAAAACATTGTGTAAATGGACACTTTCAGTGtgaaaaatgtgggtttttgACCTATGATGTGGGTACGTTTGTTCAGCACATTCACAAACATAAAGAGATTCCCTATAAATGTGGAAAATGCCATCAAGAAAACTTTACAGAAGAGGAGCTCCAAAATCATCTTCTTGTTCATACCagtatgttttcttttgggtGTCCTTATTGCAGTTACAGCACATCACGGAAAGATTAtcttttaaaacacatcatAGCTTTACACAGAGACCACttaattgcaaaagaaaaactggaaaaggataaatatgaaaaaagaatgGTAAAGACTCCAGCAGGACTGAAGCTTGTGTTAAGAAGGTATAAAATGGGATCATCAAAAAAGCCACTCTGGAGACGGAAGAAGATTAGCAATGGAAGTGACAGTGCCAGAGGAGAAAATACGCAAGTGCTAAGAAGTGTGAATAAAATTCAGACAAATGCTGAGGAGCTGAACCAGTGTATGAGAGATGTGGAaacaaatgaagagaaagatcaaattaaatacacagaaaattgtCATTTCATGGGTGGCATGCTCTCTTCTACTGCTGCACAATACAATAAGGCAGATGATGGAACAAGTTACAGCCTGGGATTATTGAAAAATGCTGTTCATGGGCCAACAGTATTGATggttaaaaacaataaaatatctGTTCCAGCAAATTACACTGCTAAATTTATGGGCTTTAAAATGGTAGATGGAAAACAACATCTTGTTATAAAATTACTACCTACAAGTAAGCAAAATGAATATTTGTTGGGTCACAAAGCTGATCCTGTTAAAGGTGGTTCTGCAACTCCTTTGCTACAGACTGCTGATCCTTGTGGCTTGTCTTCAGGTGCTATACCACATGTAACTGATCAGTTAACCTTAAAGAACAATTGTGTTCATCCATTAACCTCCCCTCCGTTTTCTTGTTCTGATCCTCattcaggaaaagcaaaagtggaaaaacaaaataactccATATTATATGGGAGAAGTGTTTCTGAAACTGTAGCACCTTCTAATGTAGCTGTAGGAAAAAGTCCAAATTATTTGCCAATGAAGCTGGATTCAACTGTACCTCTACACGAAGAGGTAAAAAAAGTTGGAACTCAAACTAGTGTCTCATGGGGAAGCTTTTGTCCTTCAAGTCATCCTCAGGTATTACCACCTGCTAATACAAATACCCTTCATTATGACCCTGTGAAAATGCCCATTTTTCCTGAACCGAAAATGCAAAATGGTGGCCTGAATAATAGTAATGGAACTAATAATCTCTATTATTCAACCTCAGTGGATTCATCGAATGAAAGGTTGTTGTCTTTTCATAACTATTCCAAAATGGACTCTGTGGATAATCCATGTAGCATTTGGACATCAACAGATGACAGATACAAAGAATTTAGCAAAAGAGATTCTTTTCAAAACAGTAGAAACAAACCTGCATCTTCACATTCAGAATTGATGAAAGgttcaaaagcagagaaagttGTGTCAGCCCaatcaaatattaataaaacttACGAACACATAAACACTAAGAATAACTCTGTGTCTTTTAAAAGCCAATCTAAATGTGGTCTTGATGGTGAGTGCTTTACAGAGGACAAGCAAAATGGCCAGCAGTATTTGGATGCTAACATAGAGCAAGGCTTTCAGAAAGTAGCTGAGAAATTCCACGAAAATGCCTCTGATTGTGTTAACTCTTTCTTAATGCCTAAAATCACATCTGTTTTCTCATTGCAAAGTGAACAGGCAGCTAATTACTTACCGCCTGAGATAAACCAGTTACTTCAAGATGtgttaaaagtaaaaacaacTTCTCAGCAAGAGTTCCACAGCAGGACGAATAACTGTGTCAAACTTCATTCCGAAAAGCTGCTTTCTGGTCCTGAGACCGGGGATGCAGCCTGTGTGCGTTTAAAAAGCTCTGCAACTGCAAGTGGTTTTCAGAGGCCTCCTTCTAATGTCCACTTCCCTTTTTGTAAGAGAGAGCTGAACACAAGATGTAGCACAAATGAAGGTACATATTGCGGGAGAGAAAGACAGACACCCAAAGCATCACTCGAGTCACAGGACATGGACAAATTATCCAGAACTCTGGGTGTTGGTGCATTGCTAAAAACTCCTACAGATGAGTTTACACAGCAGTTAGTAAAAGATAAAGTACTGTCTGCAGCTCAAAATCCTAGCAGCTTTTCACCAGTTTTGCCTGTTCTTCAGGAACAGAAGAAAGCCCTTTTTGTTCAGTCCCTTCCATCACGAGTTTTTGTTCCTTTCCACCTTTCTAACCAGTCTAGACAACAGGTGGTTTCAGGAAAGTTTCTTCCATCAACCAGTTCATCAGATGGGCATGCTACTAAAGGTGTACCTGCATCTTTTGTTTCAAGTAAAGGACCTGGAATGGTTTTGACTTTTAGTGGGGCAGTTGGAACAGTTGCAAATGCCACTAATGATAGTTCTCAGGTTTTAGGGGGAATTGCATCCAGAGAATTTGGGAAAATAACCATATCAGCTTCAGAAATGAAGGGGGAAAACGGCAATTTTAGAAATGTAAGAAGTTCTTGTAATGGGGAAGTATGTAGTACAGTAAATGACTCGTTGAATAGTATGCCATTCAAAGCACCTCTTGTAATTACAAACTCATCAGAGTCATCTGTGAAAGCAACTTCTTCTGTGAAGGTGTTACCAGAGCACCAGGATCCTGTCTTTGGTTCTTTGGAGTCAGTAAAGCAACAGGAAATTAAACAGGAAGAACATGTTTATGCACTTTCGCCTGATGGACAGCAGGgagtttttctgaaatgtatgACACCAAACAAGCCTGTAGttaataaatcaattttttttcaggataatGCTCATCAAAATTGTCAACCAAAGAAAACTGGAGCCATGCAACAACAGcttttgctgaaaattaagACTCCTACTTCAGATACACTGTCTGATAACACTCAGTCAGTAAACAACTTGGTGCCCTCACTACAGGTGAATAACTTGCAGTTCTTTACTCCTGCACTAGCACAGAAACAAACTAATCTTAGTTTTAATGATGCCTTAAACTTACCAGGTGGGTTAATGCCAGCAAATGCCTCTTTGGCAAGCTCTAATCCAGCAAGTTGTGTCCCTCCTGTAGAACCTGTTTATTCTGCTAAATCTGCAGGGACACAGTTGCAAAAATACTCTGTTGAGAGTATGCAAGTAATAACTGCTAACAAGAGGAATAACTCTGGTTGTCGGAAGTCCACATGGAGCACCCAAAACAGAAGTGCAAAAGTAAAACCTAATTTAAAACAAGCTGGGTCTAAAAGTTCAGGAACTGTGGGTGGGCAAAGAAACAAGAATTTCAAACGTAAAAGGAAGGCTAGTTGTCCAGAACCTCCTAGAAAGAAAGCAATGTTGCACAGAAAGTGTAAGGAAAAGAATCAGGCTAACATTTTTAGTGAACCAGGTAGCCCTTGCAAACAAAGGGCATCAAAAAAAACTGTGAGGACTTTGAAATTACTCCCTTTTAATTCTAACCAGCTTGTAATATGCCCCCGGAGAAATCAACCAGTTGTTGTTCTTAATCATCCTGATGCAGATGTTCCAGAAGTTGTAAATTTAATGAAAACTATTGCTAAATTTAAGGGACATGTTCTTAAGGTTTTATTGTCAAAAAGAACTGTTGAAGCTCTTCTGCAGCCAGACTTCTGCAATCCTTCGGATGTAACTACTGATGAGTTTTCTCAAAAAAGATACAGGACAATAAAACCCATTAGCCCTGTAAAAGAAAGATTTGTCTTAAAATTGACACTGAAAAAGACTAGCAAAAACAATTACCAGATTGTGAAAACTACCTCTAATAATACCTTGAAAGCTAAGTTTAGCTGCTGGTTTTGCGGTAGAATATTTGACAATCAGGATAATTGGGTAGGACATGGACAGAGGCATCTGATGGAGGCTACTCGAGATTGGAATTCATGA